tataaaaaatgcattaattaatatttttcataatttgtttcgaaatacattttatttctttatatatacaaatacTTAGACttccatatttattttcttgaaatcaaattcttataatatatgttacattaataattaaaatctcaccTATTtcgaattttaaatattaaatattcacaACGTACTATGCATTACTGAGAAACGAGTTGGATTATAAtcctattttcaattttttaactaattcAACCTTACCCAGAGggtaaaaaaaactatacccaaacggtaaaaaaaaaactaaaccaaCTCAAGTTTTGggttatataattttcatttcgtaaaagtataattaaaatatttatttgttgtttgGGGGTGTAGATAAGGAAACTTAGTAGAGCTTATTGTGAGAATGGGTGCGAGAGGATGGGGGCCATGGTGGAAGGGTTCGGCGCCAAGACCAAAGCAGAGGCGGCTGCGTCAATGGCCGAAGCCAAGGCCCTATCCACCACCGGAACTAAGCTGCTTCGATCCATCCAACCAAATCTGGTTTGATGTTtgatttctatattttaatttcaaatttctaaagaaaattgtaaaattattaaCTTAAACAAATCTCATGAACGCAGGGAGGGATGATTTGGGAGCGGCAACAGAAGGAGATTGCAGAAAAGTTGGAAGGATTCGAGGTTGCTCTGAGAGGAATGGAAGCCGCCTTAACTTCCCCTTCCATTGCGATCGGAGCAATGGACGAACAACTCTGCAATTCGCTCAACGATCTCAAACCCAAAGCCACTTTAAAGCTACAGAGTTTCAAGATTTCCTTTCCTCCGAATGCCACAACCGCGCCGGAGACGAAGCCGCCATTCTCAACCCCTCCGCCTCTCAACGTTTCTCTCATTACCCCTCAGATTCTTCCGCCTTCGTTTTTCTTGCGTTGTATGGAACTTCTTCACTATGGCTCAactgccgccgccgccacccgGAATCTTGTCTCCGATGTGGAAATCGATCGGAAAGCCAACGGGATAGAAGTAACCGAGTTGAGAGACGGCGGTACAGAAAATACTCGTTGGGGCATTTTGTCGAACATCTTGCCTACAAAGCAAAGTTTGTGTTTTGCGCTGAAATGCTCAATTACTTTGGGGCTTGCCGTGTTTCTGGGTCTGACTTATACAAAGTCGAATGGGTATTGGTCAGGATTGACGGTTGCCATCAGCCTTGCAACAGAGAGACAAGCCGTATTTACTGTTGCAAACGCTCGAGCTCAAGGGACAGCAATGGGGTCAATCTATGGCGTTCTGTGctgttttattttgagaaaactTGAGTATTTATGGCTATTACCTCTTCTCCCTTGGGTTGTTTTTTCCAGCTTTCTAGTTCATAGTAGAATGTATGGTCCAGCCGGTGCGACTTCCTCAGCATTAGGGGCATTGCTAGTTCTTGGGAGGAAGAATTATGGCATTCCATCTGAGTTTGCTAATGCTAGAATCACAGAAGCTTGCATTGGATTGATCTGTTTCTTAACAATGGAGCTTATCTTCAACCCAACAAGAGCAGCAACTTTAGCTAAAACAGAGTTCTCAAGGAGTTTGGAGGCTCTTCAAGAGTACATCAAAAGGGTAATCCTTATTCCTCAAAAGAACATCAATTTCAGTTCACTGATAGAACATCACAAAACTCTGAAATCCCATGTTAGTCAATTAGAGAAGTTCATTGCTGAAGCTAGGTTTGAGCCTAATTTCTGGTTCACACCTTTCCAAAGTGGCTGCTATGATAATCTTCTGAAATCCCTGCAGAAAATAGTGAATATCTTACATTTTCTACCGCATGAAGTGAATCTTCTCTGTTTAGAACTTAATAGATCTGGGGTTGTTGGGAAGGAGGTTCATGATAGTTTAAGTGAAGACATGGATGCTTTCTGCAAAAAAGTTGGATGTTCACTGAATTTCATGGAGAAACTGAGCATGATGAAGGAATTACAAAACACAAACAAGAACCAGTGTTCTGAAATGGAGATGGGGAAGATGATTCCAAATGATGGATGCAGAGCTCTTGCTCTagttgaagaagatgttgAGAAGATTATGGGTTCTTTCTGCCAACATGCAAATGAAATACTGACCAAAGCTTACACAAA
This sequence is a window from Cucurbita pepo subsp. pepo cultivar mu-cu-16 chromosome LG19, ASM280686v2, whole genome shotgun sequence. Protein-coding genes within it:
- the LOC111781489 gene encoding uncharacterized protein LOC111781489, with protein sequence MAAAVTTTAVLWRIRLGSALRAAFACSLIGGVMMFGPASVRQLLSFPAFSYFTTISIVLTDAVSIGDAVRGVWHVMWAVVSVLVLSVPCLYLVGPERFTGGLSAAVAVAISAFVVALPMRTHVLTKRIAFGQLVIVYVGTVVHGGQTSFFMHPIRVASSTAAGALAAVVAMVLPYPRLASFQIRKLSRAYCENGCERMGAMVEGFGAKTKAEAAASMAEAKALSTTGTKLLRSIQPNLGGMIWERQQKEIAEKLEGFEVALRGMEAALTSPSIAIGAMDEQLCNSLNDLKPKATLKLQSFKISFPPNATTAPETKPPFSTPPPLNVSLITPQILPPSFFLRCMELLHYGSTAAAATRNLVSDVEIDRKANGIEVTELRDGGTENTRWGILSNILPTKQSLCFALKCSITLGLAVFLGLTYTKSNGYWSGLTVAISLATERQAVFTVANARAQGTAMGSIYGVLCCFILRKLEYLWLLPLLPWVVFSSFLVHSRMYGPAGATSSALGALLVLGRKNYGIPSEFANARITEACIGLICFLTMELIFNPTRAATLAKTEFSRSLEALQEYIKRVILIPQKNINFSSLIEHHKTLKSHVSQLEKFIAEARFEPNFWFTPFQSGCYDNLLKSLQKIVNILHFLPHEVNLLCLELNRSGVVGKEVHDSLSEDMDAFCKKVGCSLNFMEKLSMMKELQNTNKNQCSEMEMGKMIPNDGCRALALVEEDVEKIMGSFCQHANEILTKAYTNEEGEANQRGQMTLCLSSIGFCMECLMRETMAMEKEVHQLLKLENPSFHINLQELSTKVNAHHCK